The DNA region tagattgacgaacgagctgtgaaatgatggtatagggtttactattggctggagtttttcgagccctgcccgttccgcagatgattgacgtgtttaatttccattccaGTGTtctcagtgactgtaagtgggttaggaataggatttcaagtgatttagcaaaaaaatagttgaatttgcatattcaaacattaaattgcagaaaataataataatacatttatttttcatattgatctagacaatcaactggtgaaatttcatagtgatatctgcttgtttttttttttttttaaccctattcacctgtagtatctccaccttatattcaacacattggacaagaatatccttttttgatcccgtgagggaaattcgttctctgcatttaacccaactTCACCgaatcagtgaacacacacagcacacagtgaacacatagTGAGGTCagatgaatcacacactaacccagagcagtgagctgcctgcccaaccagctaGTCGTAGGTCTACAAGAAAATTGTAGAAATTGCAAAAATTGGAATTTCCCCATCAGGGGAAAAGGTTTATATTGATCTgttggataaaaaaaacaaagacaaatgtcACTGAACCACGGATGACTGACTCAATTAATTGACCAAACCAGTCCTTCCTGGATGATGTGTGATCGTCCCTTTGCTGCACTGCAACTTGACAGGCCAGAGAGGTAACTTCAGCAGACCAGCAGACATGAGTTGGCCGAAAGCTGATTTTAGGCACATTCACAATAAATTGTTTAGAGGAcagttttatttgtattatatgtatatacacacacatgtaaaacaCATCGGAAAAGCAAGCATTTGCCTCACATTATAAACACTTCTGTTATAATCCGACATTTTGGATAAATGTACACAATGTTGCTGAAAACCTAGTGCTCTTCTGTCGTTTATGGGCTTCTATGCACATTTCTATAAAAGAATGAGTGAAAGTAATCAACAGAGAGAAGTTGAAATATGCATAGAAAACATATAAGCAATGCTGAAAACAAAAATATGTATATCCCCAAATAGTATGCtgcaaatacagtattttataaCACACAAGAAAGTAAACAAAGCAATATACAACATCCACTAAATTGTTTTAAATTGTTTTTAAGAAAACTGACTTTTCCAAACACAAAAATGACTGTATATTTGTTTGTATATTTTGGTAGTGCGGACAGTTGGACGTATGTATTTGTTCATAGCCTAAGGCCACTAAGTGTGCCACTTTGATCGGTTGCTAACATATAACTGTACAACTGATCTGATATATCAGTATAGTAATATGTATTAATGTTATGTTcatgttatttgtgtgtatgcgttgcTAGTTTTATGATTAGTTTTATGATTAGTTTATAGTTTATAGTTGTAGTTTATAAAAAGATGTGtgatttaaaaatattttgtattAAAACAGTTGAAAAAAAAGTGAGCGTGTTTTGGATCACAAACTATTTCTGTTTCTATTTCAATGCTACTTTGAAAAGGTGGGTGTGTCACTGTGACGTACAGTGTGCTGCATGATGGCTCTCCTACCAAAATAGGAGGGACGAACGAGGAGGAGTGTCCATAGTCTTCATGCAGGTCCTCCTGAACGAAATATAGCTGGATGCAGCACTACACACAGAATTTACTTCAAGAATCACCTCAACGATCTGAAATCATGAGCGGAAGAGGCAAGGGAGGAAAAGGACTTGGCAAAGGGGGCGCCAAGCGTCATCGCAAGGTCCTTCGTGATAACATCCAGGGAATCACGAAACCAGCCATCAGGCGTCTTGCACGTCGCGGTGGTGTGAAGCGTATCTCTGGCCTCATTTACGAAGAGACCCGTGGTGTGCTGAAGGTGTTCCTGGAGAACGTGATCCGTGATGCCGTCACCTACACCGAGCACGCTAAGAGAAAGACCGTGACCGCCATGGACGTCGTCTATGCTCTGAAGCGCCAGGGTCGTACTCTGTACGGGTTTGGTGGTTAAGAACTTACTATTCTGTCAAGAATATAAACatcaaaggctcttttaagagccacccaatTTTGCATAATATGCAATGTTCCACTAAAATATTATTGTGCTCATCAGTCTGAAATCATGTATCATGCAGCCTAGAGTTAACATGAACTCCTTTAGTGAAATATCCGCAACAGGCAATAGGGCATTTTTTTCAGTCTATATAGTTGCCTACTGTATACTTCTGCTGTATTTTAATATAGTAGGCAACTGCTGTAGTATAGCACTGTATAGGTCTACTTCGGACACATTTAGAGGGTTTCACGAATTTCACCCATGTTACCATCGGCCATTCTATTCATGATCGGCGACGGCTTTCAACCCCACCTTTAACTTGGGAATCAATCCATACATGACcacattttatatatataataaaaaatatatttatatatatatatatatatatacacacaatatGTATAGTGTTTAACATTGTCAACCTATATGTCTCAATTCAAAATGTCATTGGTGCTTCCCTACACATAGTTTACATCCTTAGCAATAATATGTAGATGCAGCATATTGCGTCTTGAAATATGGACAGGAATCCATAGACATAGAATATACATGATGATaaagtccatcctacacacacacacacacacacacacacacacacacacacacacacacacacacacacacacacacacacacacacacattaaaccatCAATAAGATGCAAAAATGTTACCTTTTATTTGAGACCATGATTGTTATCACACCAAGGCGTTTATTTATAGTAAGCCCTTGTGGCAAAATCGGAGGGGCGGTGGGTAAGGTCGGCAACAGTTAACATGGGAAGT from Sardina pilchardus chromosome 1, fSarPil1.1, whole genome shotgun sequence includes:
- the LOC134087937 gene encoding histone H4; amino-acid sequence: MSGRGKGGKGLGKGGAKRHRKVLRDNIQGITKPAIRRLARRGGVKRISGLIYEETRGVLKVFLENVIRDAVTYTEHAKRKTVTAMDVVYALKRQGRTLYGFGG